In Sphaerospermopsis torques-reginae ITEP-024, the genomic window CAATAATTTTTACACCTCTTTCAAAAGCTCGATGATAGGGATTAGCACCAATAAACGCAGGTAAAAATGAGTGATGAATATTAATGATTTGCGGGAATTGCTGAATAAAATTATCAGTTATTATCTGCATATATTTAGCCAAAACTACCAAATCAATATTATATTGACGCAATAATTCTAATTGTTTTATTTCCTGTTCTTGTTTATTATCTTTATTAATGGGAATGTGATAATAGTCAATACCAAATTGTGCGGCTACAGCTTGTAAATGGGGATGATTACTAATAATTAAAGGTATATCTGCATTAAATTCTTTAGCTTTTTGTCGCCAAATTAAATCTAATAAACAATGATCTTGACGACTTACCCAAATTGCAATTCTGGGAACAGTATCAGAAAAATGTAATTCCCATTTAGCGCCTAAAGATTGGGCGATCGCATTAAAAGCAGCACCAATTAAATCCCTGGGTAAATTAAAACCATTTAACAACCATTCTATACGAGTGAGAAATAAACCAGCTTCAAAATCTGTATGTTGATCAGCATCAATAATATTACCACCATTAGCATAAATAAAATTAGCAAATTTTGCGACTAATCCTTTTTGATCAGGGCAAGAAATCAGTAAAGTTGCTGTTGGGTTCATTTTAGGTAATGGGTAATGGGTAATGGGTAATTGGTAATTGGTAATTGGTAATGGGTAATGGGTAATTGGTAATTGGTAATTGGTAATTGGTAATTGGTAATTGGTAATTGGTAATTGGTAATGGGTAATTGGTGAGAGTAATTAATATTAATTATTTAGTATGGGCGGGATTAGGATCTATGGGTATTGGTGCAAGTTCTAATTTAGTATTTTGTTCAGCTCGTTTAGCTTGTTGATCAGGTTCTTCACTGGGTTGTTTACCAGATTTTTCACTGTTTTTTTCATTAGCTTTGTTAGCAGATGCTTGAGATATTTCTTGCCATTCTGATAATTCCCGATTGACAGCATTAGCGAAATCTTTAGAAACTAATAAAACCTGAGTATTTCCATTATTGTCAATCACAGGATCAGCTTGGACGTATAAGAAAGAGTTGTTAAAATTAGGTTTCCCTAAAATTACTTGATGGTTTTTTTGATTTTTCAATTTAATATCAATAGTAGCTTGAGGTTTATCTAAACCAAATTCACTCAATTGATTAGGTGAAATTGATACACTACTTTCACTTTTACCTTTCACCAATAAATCCGTTAAATAAGAAACTATAGCCTCTTTTGCAGGTTCTGGTTTGGGAGATTTTGGTAATTTAATTGACCACTTTGGCGCTTCTAGTTTCTGACTTTTTTCTAAATTTAAAGTGTAGTCCTTGGTTTTAATATCTATAGATTGAACATCCTCAACATTAAATGAGAAAATCTGTTGTTTAGTGGTCTGAGTTTGCTGATTTTGCCGATTTCCCTGATTTATTTTATTGAGGTGACTTTGTGCAAATTGCTGTGGTTGATTTTTCCGTCTAATTTCATCAAAATAGACAAAACCACTTAAACCCAAGGCTAAAATTACTAAAGTTAAAGTTGTGCGTTTCATTTGGAAATAGGTGACAGGTGACAGGTGACAGAGAAGAGGAAGTAGGTGAAACAGGTAGATAAATTGATAATTATCAATTATCAATTATCAATTATCAATTATCTTCTTTTCCACCAAATAATAGCGCCGGTAGCTAAACCAATGAAAGGTAAAAGCAACAAAGAAGAAATACTTAATAAATTGGCTTTTGCAGTTGACATAGTGATACGGCGATTTGTTTGTTCTTTGGGACGAATTGAAAGAGGTTGTTGATCTTGTTGACTTAACCAAGTGACTGAGTTGAGAAATACATCTCCATTTAATTGTTGCTGAAATAAACCATCTCTAGCAAAATCTGAGTTTCCAAACACTACTAAGCGAGATTCTTTGCTTTGATTTTGAGAATTTTCCTTAGTTGGGGAAACTGTAGGAGATGGGGTAGGTGTGGGAGATAGAGTAGATGTAGGAGATGGGGAAGCGGTAGGTGTGGGAGATGGGGAAGCGGTAGGTGTGGGGAATGGGGAAGCGGTAGGTGTGGGAGATGGGGAAGCGGTAGATGTGGGAGATGGGGATGATAAAGTTCTAGTTAATGCTACACCTAAAGTTAAAGGACCTTTTAAATCTTGACCTTCATTAAACTCTAAATTTTCGTTTTGTTGGTCAGTTTCTGCCCAACTATTAGGATATGATTTAGTTCTGAGTAAAGGAGTAGATTGAACATTAGGAGTTGGTTCAATTAATATAGGACGTGCAAGGGGATAGAAAGAAATACCATTACCAAAATCTTTAGTGATGGGATGTTGTCCATACTCTGTAACAGCAGGTGCAGCAGGACCTAGTCCTAAAGTTGTTCCAGAAACATCAACCGCTAAACGATTATCTAATTTTACACCCCAATCTTGCAATAAGTCATCAATTTTTGGGTCAGTATTAGGGTCAACCATTAACATTAAATTACCGCCACGATTGAGATAATCTTGTAAAGCTGTAACTTCACCTGCTAATAACTCTCGTTTTGGACCTGCGACAACAACAACAGCAGCATCTTCAGGAACTGTTGTTTGTTCTGTTAAACTCAGAGGTAAAGCTGTAAAATTTTTGTCTGCTAATCCTTGAACAGCTTGAGAAATTGCGTTTTTAGCATCTGTAAATTCTAGTTCACCGTGACCTTGCAGAAAGTAAACTTTAGCGGTATTGTTGCTAGTGATTTGTTGTAAACGGCTAGTTAATCTTACTTCTGATAGACGTTCATATTCATTGACTGTTTGTACTAATTGGCGCTGATTATCAAATTCTAGATAAACTTCGCCAAAATCTTTCACACCAAATTTTTCTGCTAGTCCTGGTCTGGTTTGGGGGTCGATATATTCAAAGTTAAACTTAGGAGTTTGACGACGATAATTTTCTAGTAATTGTTCATCTTGCAGATTTTGTTCTCTGGTAAATAACCAGACTTTTGCAGGTTTGGGTAGAGTACGCAGTAATTCTTGAGATTGGGGTGCGAGGGTAAATAATTGAGTTTCTGTTAAATCTAATCTTAACTGATACCGTGTACCTAAAAAATTGATTAATCCTAATATTGTTAATACTGCCAAAGTTGCCACTAAGGCGTTAGTCGTAGATACGGTAGAACGTTGTTTCCATAATTGATTTTTTTGGGCTTGGAAAAATACCCAACCAATGCAAATCAAAAGACCTGCGATGATAAATACTAGAGGTAATATATCCCATTTATCTAATATTACCCCAACTGTTAAACCAAGGGCTAATAAGAATGGACCAAGCAAAAATAGTAGGTTAGCGAAATTTTTTTTAGGTATTTTTTTCATTATTGGTAATGGGTAATTGGTAATGGGTAATTGGTAATTGGTAATTGGTAATTGGTAATTGGTAATTGGTAATGGGTAATTGGTAATGGGTAATTGGTAATTGGTAATTGGTAATTGGTAATTGGTAATTGGTAATTGGTAATTGGTAATTGGTAATTGGTAATTGGTAATTGGTACAAACTTCTTTACTGTCACCTGTCACCTGTCACCTGTCACCTGTCACCTCCTAACTATTGCCGTTGAAAACGCAGTGCATCTATTGATTGGGCGGTGAGAAAAATGCCTAAGATAATGTAACTAATAAATAAAATGAAGGCGCTACTATCAAAAATTCCTTGAATTAATGTGTTGTAATGTTTGAGTAGGGATAGATGAGCTAAACTGTCTCCCACCGGACCTGGTATAGCTTTAGATATGGAATCTATTAATAATAGTAAAATGACCACAACAAAGGTGAGAACGGCTGATAAAAGTGTGCTGTCTGTTAAGGAGGAAATGAACATTCCTAATGATAAAATTGCTGCTGCTAATAATATCAATCCTACATGACCAAGAATAGGAATAACTGGAGACATGGGAGGATTTGAACCGCTAATAGCTATGGCTTCAAATCCGAGTAATGGTAATACCATTGTCATGAAAAATGTTAAAATTCCTAATAATTTACCTACGGCTACAGCCCAGTTAGTAACTGGTGATGTGGCTAATAATTCTAATGTTCCGCGTTTGCGTTCTTCGGCATAAAGTCCCATTGAAAGTATGGGTAAAATAAACAATAATAACCAACTGATTCTATCTAAAAATGCCCGGATAAATTCATAGGGTACATCTATGGGGGGAACGGGTACTCCTAATTGTTGCCCTTGGACATCATAAGCTGCAACTGTGGGCAAAATTCCCCCTGGTCCTATTAAAATCATCACCAAAAATAACCCAGAAATAAACCAAAAGATGCCAGCTATACCATAAGCCAAGGGTGATACAAAATAACTTTGTAATTCTCGGCGATAAATGGCAATTATATTAGCGATGACGATACCCATTTTATGCGTTTTCTCCTTCTGTTTCTGGTGTATTTTCTAGTGTGTTTTCTAGTGTGTTTTCTGGTGTATTTTCTAGTGTAGTTTCTGGTGTTTCTTTTGCTGGGGGAAGTAAATTTTTCTCTTCGGTTGTTAGTTGTAAAAATACATCTTCTAAACTAGCACTAACCCGCCGCATTTCATATAAATCAAATCCTCCCCGAATTAATGCGGATGCAATATCCTTTCCTGGTTCTGTGCCTGGTTGAGATATAACACGGAGTAGGGGACGATGATCATGACTTATCGGCATTGATTCTACCAAAATCACGTCCTTTACATTTTGCAATACCTGTTTTGCTAGGGTAACTTCTCCAGAAATTTCTAACTCATAACCCGAACCTCCGGTTAACTGTGTCATTAAATTTTCTGGGGTGTTGGTAGCTACGACTTTACCACGGTTGATGATGGCTACGCGGCTACAGGTCATGCTCACTTCTGGGAGAATATGGGTAGAGAGGATGATGGTGTGTGTACCGGCTAGACTTTTGATCAAGTTTCGCACGTCGATAATTTGCCGGGGGTCTAGTCCTACGGTGGGTTCATCGAGGATAATGGCTGGAGGATCATGGACTATTGCTTGCGCTATTCCCACTCTTTGGCGAAAACCTTTGGAAAGCTTGCGAATAATGACTTTACGCTTTTCTGTGAGGTTGCAGCGTTTCATAGCAGCTTGCACTTTTTGGGGGCGATCGCCAGCGGATACCCCTTTAATTCGAGCTACAAAGTGCAAAAAGCCCTCTACCGTCATTTCGGGGTATAAAGGCGGTGTTTCCGGTAAATAGCCGATTTTTTGCCGCACTGCTAAAGAATTTTCATGGACATCATACCCAGCTATTTTGGCTGTTCCTTTGGTAGCTGGAAGATAACCGGCTAAAATCCGCATGGTTGTGGTTTTACCTGCACCGTTGGGACCTAAGAAACCTAAGATTTCTCCTGGTTCTACGTTAAAGGTGACATCGGTTATCGCTGCGGTAGAACCATATATTTTACTCAGATGTTCAACTTCTATCATTTGGATGTGATGGATGTGAGCGATAATGTTTACATAGCATAAACAATATTGACATTTTCCTCAAAATCTTGTGGACTGGTCAAAAATATATATTTTCCATCAAGATTTTAACTCCCCAACCCTCTGAAAAAGTATGCTTTTGCATCTCTACATCCAGGAATAAAGCGCATCTATAGCTGTACTAGGACTTTAGTCTATATCCGATGTGGATTGTACACATAATTGGACAATTTTTTCAAAGTCAAAACTATGAACTAAATCTGTCAATCCTTGAGACAAATCATGATAAGTTTCTGGTATTTGAGAAATTAATGCTAAGGAATGACGATTACTGCATCTACTAGCAGCAGTCTTTAATTCAGAAATCCATTCTGGAGACATAATATTTAAGGATGATGCAGTTGATGTCAAAATAGCAGACTTTTCCAGTTTTGACTTGATATCATTTTACTTTGAAGCTGCACATAATTAAGACAACTCCAAACTATTGCTATATCTGAATTTTAAGATTTTCAATTCTGTGCAAGCTCAATGAAAATTGATATTAGAGGATAGGGGTAGTTGTTTGGTAACAATTCAGGATACAGGATTGAGAATGAATTAGAGTTTTCTAGATATGGTTGATAGATACGTTTTATTAATCAACTACTTGTTAAACAAAATCTCCACAGTAGACCTAGTTGTCCAAAGGGTTATAAAATTAGAATTGTTGTCATGTTATCTATTTGCTAAAGTGTCTGAATCTTTACCTTTGCGCGATCACTATCTCGCTTTAATTGATCAAATAGTCGAAACCACCCTGAAAGGCAAAATTAGCTCTGTAGAGCAAGTATATCAAATGTTACTCCAAGGTATTGCTTCCGGTACGGGGGAAGTGTTTGAGTTAGCTTTGAGCGATCGCCTGAATACCATCCAAACACAAGTAGACAACGAAACAGACGAACTCAAAAAAGCCAAAGCCACCCGTAGTTTAAGAGCAATTAAAACTATTCAAACACAATGGCAACGCTGGCAAGAACAAAACAAAGCCACCGAAATCATAGCTTCAGCAGTACGGGAAATTACCCTTGCTAGTAATGAGGAGCGTTTAGCCGTATTCCTGCGCTACACCGATCCCAATCAGAAATATCCCTTAAATTTATCGCAAATACAACAACTAGGCAAATCCTTACAACAATTTGGTGCAGCAAACTCAGATTTAACACAGATATCCACAGGCATAACTCAGGCGATCGCCGCTTGGCAACGCATCCAAGAAAACCTCCTCAGTTGGATGTATGAACAAAAAACCTCTCTCGGTTTTGGTGGTGTACCTGGTGAAAAAGGACCTTGGGCAAGTTGGGCGAAATTAGTCAAAAGCGAAATACCGCAATCATTTTTTCAGACTTTAGCAATAGAACAATCTCCAATAGAATTTACCCAAAAACAACAAAACCTTACCCTCAGTGATTGGGTAGAATTAACAATAGTTTTACAATTCCTACAACGAGGTTTAGTTAGTTGGTTTGATCAACAAGCTTATGATATTCAAGCAGGTCCAAAATTATCTATTTCCACATTTTTAACCTTTGCTGTCATTTGGAGTCAATTAGCAAACGGTTGGCAAAATCAATCAATAATATATAGTAATGGCGCTTCACAAATAATGCTGCAAATTTTGCGAACCTTTGCCCAACGTCCCTATTTTCCCCTCTATGGTGGGATTTTCGCTTCCTTTTCTGGTAGTTATTTACGGGATGCACTGGATTATTTAGATGAACCATTGCGTTATGCGGAAGGAACACAAGAAAAAGCCAGAATCTTAACATTATTGGGTTATTCTCAACGAGCTTTAGGCAATTATCCGCGCTCCATAAATTTCCATCAACAAGCTTTAGAAATTGCCAGAAATGCTCAAGACACAGCTTGCGAAATTGCTAATCTTAACCACCTCAGTCGTACCTATGTCCAAGAAAAAAATTATGCTGAAGCAATAAATAATAGTCAAAGAGCATTAATATTAAGTAGACAAACAGGAGACAAAACCGGAGAAACTAACGCCCTCGTAAACTTAGGTTACAGCGAAGTCATGCAAGCACAGCAATTAGAAAACACTGAACCAGAAGTTTATGAATCAGCAATTAATTATTTAGAACAAGGTTTAAAATTAGCCGAAAAAATTGGTGATGTTCAAACTCAATCTTTATGTTTTAGTAGTTTGGGAATTGCCTATTTAGTCACTTCTCAATATCAAGAAGCAATCAAATATTTAGAACAGGGTTTTAGAACAGCGCAAGTTTCTGGTGATTTATATATTCAAGGTCGAACTTTAGCTTATTTATCAGAAGCTTATTATAACCTTCTCAACTTTGAAAAAGCCATTTATACAGGTTGTTTGGGAATGTATCTATTAGAGCAAATTTCATCCCAAGAATGGCAACAACCCGCAGGTTTATTAACCACAATCAAAAGACAATTGGGAGAAGATAAATTTCAAGTTTTATTGCAACAAAACCGCCCTAAGATCATTTCTGTTATTGGTGTAGACGGTTATGATTATTTACCTGATTTATTAGCAAGATATTAGTTACACCATATTTCATCTGGATGAGGTACACCAGGGCGGGCAGGATGCTCACCCCACAAGAGTTTTATTTTTACAGCTATTTTCAGGTAAATAAACCACATTTTGATTTAGGTTTCGCGTCAACAATGTAGGGGATCTGATCATTTAATTATTTTCTGGCAACCAGTTAATATCTAGTAATTGTGGGAGGGTGTAAGGACATTTTTCTGGAAAGGAAATGTTATAACCTGTTTTTTGTCTCACATATTTGAGTGCTTTTTCATAAATTATGAATTGATTTTCCTGTAAATGATTGTGTAAGTTTTTGGTTAAATCTTCATTGAGTTGAGTCCTAAAACTCAAAATTTCTGCTTGCCAATGATTAGCATTATAATCATATTCAGTATGCCAATATTGCAGCAGTAGTAAATGTCTGATAATTTGTTCAAGGAATCTTTCTAATGTTTTCTTTTCTCGCCGACTCAATTCTTCCAATTCCTCAATTAAATGATCCTTGTCTAATTTTTCCCATTGGTTTTGTTTTAAAACTGTAATCGTTTGTTCTAACCATTGATCATATTCAATCTCATAAAGAGATGCTAAATCATTTGTGATTTTCATTGCTGACCTCAACCTAATTCGCTTCTTCTACTTTCAATTATGTATTACCTTCTTCAACAACTGGGGAATTTGTGCAGGAGATTCAGCTATAGGAACTTGTGCAGTTTGGAAAGCTGCTAATTTATTTTGTGTTGTGCCAAAATTAGGATCACGTTTCACAACGGTTGCTATATTTCCTGTTTGATGCCAATATTTGTTTGGTGGTGCGTGTCTACCTGCAATATAAGCAATAACGGGTTTATCAATAGCTTCAGTAATATATCTAGCAGCAGTTTCCTCACTTTCTCCCCCTGGTTGGCCGACTAAAACTATTGCTTCTGTGGTTTCATCTTCATCGAGAATTTGCAACCATTGAGAAAAGGAAGAACCGACAATAGCATCACTACCAATACTGACACTAATCGACTGACCTAAACCAGCTTTGGTTAATTCCCAGGCTACCTCATAAGTCAGGGTACTACTACGGCTAACAATTCCCACAGATCCAGGGGTATAAAATTCACTAGGTTGAGTGCCTAAGAGAATTTTACCAGGAACAATAATTCCCGGACTGTTAGGACCTACTAGCAAAATTTCATGACTTTCTGTAGTGCAGAGTAATTTCACCATATCTAAAGGTGGTACACCAGCAGAAATAATAATTATCTGTCTAATGTTAGAGGCGATCGCTTCTAAAGCTGCATCCAAAACTTGATAAGGATGGACACAAATAATTGTCGTATCAATTTGCCCAAATTGTGAGATAGCTTCTTCTACTAAATCAAACACTGGCAAACCATAGATTTTCTGTCCACCACATCCAGGATCAACACCAGCTACTAAATTAGTGCCATAAACCTTCATTTGAGCAATATGAGTTGCTGATATAAATTCACAAAAACCCTGAATTAAAACTTTACTGTCTGGTTTTAAGTTCATAAAATTTAGTTATTAGTTATTGGGAATAGGGAATAGGGAATAGGGAACAGGGAACAGGAAAAGAGAAATTTTTGATTTTTAATTTTTGATT contains:
- the purU gene encoding formyltetrahydrofolate deformylase; translated protein: MNPTATLLISCPDQKGLVAKFANFIYANGGNIIDADQHTDFEAGLFLTRIEWLLNGFNLPRDLIGAAFNAIAQSLGAKWELHFSDTVPRIAIWVSRQDHCLLDLIWRQKAKEFNADIPLIISNHPHLQAVAAQFGIDYYHIPINKDNKQEQEIKQLELLRQYNIDLVVLAKYMQIITDNFIQQFPQIINIHHSFLPAFIGANPYHRAFERGVKIIGATAHYATVDLDCGPIIEQDVVRVSHRDNVDDLIRKGKDLERIVLARAVRSHLQNRVLVYGNKTVVFE
- a CDS encoding DUF4340 domain-containing protein, with product MKRTTLTLVILALGLSGFVYFDEIRRKNQPQQFAQSHLNKINQGNRQNQQTQTTKQQIFSFNVEDVQSIDIKTKDYTLNLEKSQKLEAPKWSIKLPKSPKPEPAKEAIVSYLTDLLVKGKSESSVSISPNQLSEFGLDKPQATIDIKLKNQKNHQVILGKPNFNNSFLYVQADPVIDNNGNTQVLLVSKDFANAVNRELSEWQEISQASANKANEKNSEKSGKQPSEEPDQQAKRAEQNTKLELAPIPIDPNPAHTK
- a CDS encoding GldG family protein, whose product is MKKIPKKNFANLLFLLGPFLLALGLTVGVILDKWDILPLVFIIAGLLICIGWVFFQAQKNQLWKQRSTVSTTNALVATLAVLTILGLINFLGTRYQLRLDLTETQLFTLAPQSQELLRTLPKPAKVWLFTREQNLQDEQLLENYRRQTPKFNFEYIDPQTRPGLAEKFGVKDFGEVYLEFDNQRQLVQTVNEYERLSEVRLTSRLQQITSNNTAKVYFLQGHGELEFTDAKNAISQAVQGLADKNFTALPLSLTEQTTVPEDAAVVVVAGPKRELLAGEVTALQDYLNRGGNLMLMVDPNTDPKIDDLLQDWGVKLDNRLAVDVSGTTLGLGPAAPAVTEYGQHPITKDFGNGISFYPLARPILIEPTPNVQSTPLLRTKSYPNSWAETDQQNENLEFNEGQDLKGPLTLGVALTRTLSSPSPTSTASPSPTPTASPFPTPTASPSPTPTASPSPTSTLSPTPTPSPTVSPTKENSQNQSKESRLVVFGNSDFARDGLFQQQLNGDVFLNSVTWLSQQDQQPLSIRPKEQTNRRITMSTAKANLLSISSLLLLPFIGLATGAIIWWKRR
- a CDS encoding ABC transporter permease; this translates as MGIVIANIIAIYRRELQSYFVSPLAYGIAGIFWFISGLFLVMILIGPGGILPTVAAYDVQGQQLGVPVPPIDVPYEFIRAFLDRISWLLLFILPILSMGLYAEERKRGTLELLATSPVTNWAVAVGKLLGILTFFMTMVLPLLGFEAIAISGSNPPMSPVIPILGHVGLILLAAAILSLGMFISSLTDSTLLSAVLTFVVVILLLLIDSISKAIPGPVGDSLAHLSLLKHYNTLIQGIFDSSAFILFISYIILGIFLTAQSIDALRFQRQ
- a CDS encoding tetratricopeptide repeat protein, coding for MSESLPLRDHYLALIDQIVETTLKGKISSVEQVYQMLLQGIASGTGEVFELALSDRLNTIQTQVDNETDELKKAKATRSLRAIKTIQTQWQRWQEQNKATEIIASAVREITLASNEERLAVFLRYTDPNQKYPLNLSQIQQLGKSLQQFGAANSDLTQISTGITQAIAAWQRIQENLLSWMYEQKTSLGFGGVPGEKGPWASWAKLVKSEIPQSFFQTLAIEQSPIEFTQKQQNLTLSDWVELTIVLQFLQRGLVSWFDQQAYDIQAGPKLSISTFLTFAVIWSQLANGWQNQSIIYSNGASQIMLQILRTFAQRPYFPLYGGIFASFSGSYLRDALDYLDEPLRYAEGTQEKARILTLLGYSQRALGNYPRSINFHQQALEIARNAQDTACEIANLNHLSRTYVQEKNYAEAINNSQRALILSRQTGDKTGETNALVNLGYSEVMQAQQLENTEPEVYESAINYLEQGLKLAEKIGDVQTQSLCFSSLGIAYLVTSQYQEAIKYLEQGFRTAQVSGDLYIQGRTLAYLSEAYYNLLNFEKAIYTGCLGMYLLEQISSQEWQQPAGLLTTIKRQLGEDKFQVLLQQNRPKIISVIGVDGYDYLPDLLARY
- a CDS encoding DUF29 domain-containing protein; the encoded protein is MKITNDLASLYEIEYDQWLEQTITVLKQNQWEKLDKDHLIEELEELSRREKKTLERFLEQIIRHLLLLQYWHTEYDYNANHWQAEILSFRTQLNEDLTKNLHNHLQENQFIIYEKALKYVRQKTGYNISFPEKCPYTLPQLLDINWLPENN
- a CDS encoding succinate--CoA ligase subunit alpha; its protein translation is MNLKPDSKVLIQGFCEFISATHIAQMKVYGTNLVAGVDPGCGGQKIYGLPVFDLVEEAISQFGQIDTTIICVHPYQVLDAALEAIASNIRQIIIISAGVPPLDMVKLLCTTESHEILLVGPNSPGIIVPGKILLGTQPSEFYTPGSVGIVSRSSTLTYEVAWELTKAGLGQSISVSIGSDAIVGSSFSQWLQILDEDETTEAIVLVGQPGGESEETAARYITEAIDKPVIAYIAGRHAPPNKYWHQTGNIATVVKRDPNFGTTQNKLAAFQTAQVPIAESPAQIPQLLKKVIHN